One window of Colias croceus chromosome 6, ilColCroc2.1 genomic DNA carries:
- the LOC123692370 gene encoding cuticle protein 8-like, which translates to MLLITLLASLGAAVAVPIQYNAIYHSPAALHAPIPVPVAVPNSYPRYAFNYGVKDPHTGDIKSQQEERDGDVVKGSYSLVEPDGSTRTVSYTADDHNGFNAVVHKTGHAVHPVPVQVAPIHYASAIGVSPYGLH; encoded by the exons ATGTTG CTTATAACGTTGTTAGCCTCTTTGGGAGCAGCAGTAGCAGTGCCCATTCAGTACAATGCTATTTACCATTCGCCAGCCGCCCTCCACGCACCAATACCTGTTCCCGTTGCTGTACCCaat TCGTATCCAAGATATGCTTTCAATTATGGAGTTAAGGATCCTCACACTGGAGACATAAAATCTCAACAAGAGGAGAGAGATGGTGACGTCGTTAAAG GAAGTTATTCACTAGTGGAGCCTGATGGTTCTACACGAACTGTGTCTTATACAGCTGATGACCACAACGGCTTCAACGCTGTCGTCCACAAAACTGGCCATGCCGTACATCCA GTACCTGTTCAAGTAGCTCCTATACATTATGCATCAGCCATCGGAGTTTCTCCTTACGGCCTTCATTAA
- the LOC123692407 gene encoding cuticle protein 8-like, with amino-acid sequence MALFYKTSILFAICSSALSNHPPSGYSYNRFSGPVSGKIIEVQVPAAHGVPAQQHADYGYDHQTGKINPETAKYDRLKTVDYVAKPDYHYSYGVDDPHTGNQQNHKEFRDGDVVHGEYSLVEPDGSLRLVKYTADPKNGFQATVHKQQAAHPVPQPAQYSHQNREEDSNDY; translated from the exons Atggctttattttataag ACATCAATTTTGTTCGCAATTTGTTCGAGTGCACTATCAAATCACCCGCCTTCCGGCTACTCGTATAACCGCTTCAGTGGTCCAGTTAGCGGGAAAATTATTGAAGTACAAGTACCGGCAGCGCATGGGGTACCTGCACAACAACATGCGGACTACGGCTACGATCACCAGACGGGCAAGATCAACCCAGAAACAGCTAAATATGATCGATTGAAGACCGTCGACTATGtt GCGAAACCAGACTACCATTATTCATACGGAGTAGATGATCCTCATACAGGCAACCAACAGAACCACAAAGAATTCAGAGATGGTGATGTAGTTCATGGTGAATACTCTCTCGTTGAGCCCGACGGTTCCTTGAGATTAGTCAAATATACTGCTGATCCTAAAAACGGCTTCCAA gcAACAGTACATAAGCAACAAGCGGCGCATCCAgtgccgcagcctgcccagtATTCACACCAAAATAGAGAAGAAGACAGCAACGACTATTag
- the LOC123692405 gene encoding uncharacterized protein LOC123692405 — MSPRRKKTKLQAPATVRVKRERESITEGSNKRRKSDTTIEDEEKKIKRRKNFVTACEQVSLKEYINYTKRFSLLHFPKCSNSSMCTHHNLPNTTNVMPIPARIEEAFKIEMKTNTWCEALEVCFLSINPSQYLSATVLKDVVEIMMNAHEDTTSTYTMSNLLDQCQQVLSLNFNMHPPCMVKSIRKCYLKFLTSPMDLKDNTFTNRSEFNCDKGIIKYCFNRLEHELSIESKDEALVDKFENTPDEMKQSVQGLHWQKEKFEIFELLKRSDRIERLMSVLETIIELLQFDLAIWHSRYTNNLGNHIMRSHRPLMAHILWSANILYTGAVNINCRQILRIFVYFIHLQYPENHIRIMTLWLNTMIQTFYLCETNSNSNYPNTGKYCNNFANELYKLISEMPSPTILRVLERIKPTFMRYLVSKQYLNTILSTDEEEIIKVFINFIERSEWENFPESEETPQIPKTLKVPHIKPNKLLSYLSKTLIKTAQLNLHKKSDSKVLYPKFIPVEDKIKDIIDQKYVYLLIFITFHAYLDAFSVQEVQQTLDTLNEQLDQNIPDTYKKINIELISYSVSEDFIKKYRSIYQMLKDLILLLQKKKGQIPVQIITLFEAIPLLGL; from the exons ATGAGCCCGCGTAGGAAGAAAACTAAATTACAAGCTCCAGCAACGGTAAGAGTAAAGCGCGAACGAGAATCTATAACTGAGGGGTCGAATAAACGTAGGAAAAGTGATACTACAATAGAAGACGAAGAGAAGAAAATTAAGAGGAGGAAAAACTTTGTAACAGCATGTGAACAAGTTTCTCTCAAAGAATATATCAACTATACTAAAAGATTCAGCTTACTTCATTTTCCCAAATGCTCTAATTCTTCTATGTGTACTCATCACAACTTGCCAAACACT aCAAATGTTATGCCAATACCAGCAAGAATTGAGGAAGCGTTTAAGattgaaatgaaaacaaacaCATGGTGTGAGGCTCTGGAAGTTTGTTTCCTCTCAATTAACCCCTCACAGTATTTATCAGCTACTGTGTTAAAGGATGTAGTTGAAATCATGATG AATGCTCATGAAGATACTACATCTACCTACACAATGTCGAATCTCTTAGACCAATGTCAGCAAGTACTATCATTGAACTTCAATATGCACCCACCTTGCATGGTAAAAAGCATACGAAAATGCTATTTAAAATTCCTAACATCTCCTATGGATTTAAAAGACAACACATTTACAAATAGATCTGAGTTTAACTGTGATAAAGGTATAATTAAGTACTGTTTCAATAGATTGGAACATGAATTATCTATAGAGAGTAAAGATGAAGCTTTGGTTGATAAGTTTGAAAACACACCAGATGAAATGAAGCAAAGCGTACAAGGCTTGCACTGGCAAAAGGAaaagtttgaaatatttgaattgttgAAGAGATCTGATAGAATAGAACGACTTATGTCTGTATTGGAAACTATAATAGAATTGTTACAGTTTGATTTGGCTATATGGCACTCCAG ATATACTAATAATCTAGGAAATCACATAATGAGGTCTCATAGGCCCCTCATGGCTCACATTCTATGGTCTGCAAATATTCTATATACAGGTGCAGTGAACATTAATTGTAGACAAATATTAAggatatttgtatattttattcatctaCAATACCCAGAGAATCATATAAGAATAATGACT TTATGGTTGAACACTATGATACAGACTTTCTATTTATGTGAAACTAATTCAAACAGTAACTATCCAAATACTGGGAAATACTGTAATAACTTTGCCAATGagttatacaaattaatttcag aaATGCCTTCACCAACCATTCTAAGAGTATTAGAGAGAATCAAACCCACATTCATGAGATATTTAGTGAgcaaacaatatttgaataccATATTATCAACAGATGAAgaagaaattataaaagtattcataaattttattgaaagatCGGAATGGGAAAATTTTCCGGAATCTGAAGAGACGCCTCAAATACCAAAAACTTTGAAAGTTCCACATATAAAGCCTAATAAGTTGCTATCTTATCTTTCAAAGACATTGATTAAAACAGCACAATTAAATCTTCATAAAAAGAGTGATTCTAAGGTTCTGTATCCCAAATTTATACCTGTAgaagataaaattaaagatattattgatcaaaaatatgtatatttgttgatttttataacatttcatGCTTATTTAGATGCTTTTAGTGTTCAAGAAGTGCAACAAACATTAGATACATTAAATGAACAGTTAGATCAAAACATACCagatacttataaaaaaattaacattgaaCTTATTTCATACTCAGTCAGCGaggattttattaaaaaatacagatCAATATATCAAATGTTAAAAgatctaatattattattgcaaaAGAAGAAAGGCCAAATTCCTGTTCAAATAATTACACTTTTTGAAGCAATACCCTTGCTGGGTTTGTAA
- the LOC123692409 gene encoding band 7 protein AGAP004871-like isoform X2 — protein sequence MRSSYCTLQMDFGCYDKDSGEVECYLEIPNPEAAGCVERFATLMSFLLVIITFPFSLFECFKVVQEFERAVIFRLGRLRKGGARGPGLFFVLPCIDTYRKVDLRTVSFDVPPQEVLTRDSVTVAVDAVVYYRIKEPLNAVVRVADYSASTRLLAATTLRNVLGMRDLAQLLSDREAISHMMQANLDEATDPWGVEVERVEIKDVRLPVQLQRAMAAEAEADREARAKIIAAEGEIKASKALREASLVMIDNPMALQLRYLQSLNTISAEKNSTIIFPFPMDFLKTFLSGGAGPSVAHSQLPI from the exons ATGCGCTCATCGTATTGTACATTGCAAATGGATTTCGGTTGCTACGACAAGGACTCGGGCGAAGTGGAGTGCTACCTCGAAAtac CCAATCCAGAAGCAGCGGGTTGTGTTGAGAGGTTCGCCACTTTAATGTCATTCCTTCTAGTCATCATTACTTTTCCCTTTTCGTTGTTTGAATGTTTTAAG GTAGTGCAAGAATTTGAAAGAGCAGTCATATTCCGCCTCGGCAGATTACGAAAAGGTGGAGCGAGAGGACCAGGATTATTTTTCGTCCTACCTTGCATCGATACTTACAGAAAAGTTGATCTTCGTACTGTCTCATTTGATGTTCCTCCACAAGAA gtTTTGACAAGAGATTCAGTTACTGTAGCTGTAGATGCTGTtgtatattatagaataaaGGAGCCCTTGAATGCAGTCGTGCGAGTTGCCGATTATAG CGCTTCGACTCGTCTCTTAGCTGCCACAACGCTCCGGAATGTTTTGGGCATGCGAGATCTGGCTCAGCTCCTATCCGACCGAGAAGCCATCAGCCACATGATGCAGGCCAACTTGGACGAAGCAACAGATCCTTGGGGAGTAGAAGTGGAGAGGGTTGAAAT aaaAGACGTTCGTCTACCAGTACAGTTACAACGTGCCATGGCCGCAGAGGCCGAGGCAGATCGCGAGGCTCGAGCGAAGATAATAGCTGCTGAGGGAGAAATCAAAGCTTCTAAGGCCTTgcgagaggcgtccctggttATGATTGATAACCCTATGGCCTTACAG CTGCGGTATCTCCAATCTCTAAATACGATATCAGCAGAGAAGAACTCGACAATAATATTCCCCTTCCCGATGGATTTCCTCAAAACTTTCCTAAGTGGCGGGGCCGGACCAAGCGTAGCTCATTCACAATTGcccatttaa
- the LOC123692409 gene encoding band 7 protein AAEL010189-like isoform X4, whose product MSFLLVIITFPFSLFECFKVVQEFERAVIFRLGRLRKGGARGPGLFFVLPCIDTYRKVDLRTVSFDVPPQEVLTRDSVTVAVDAVVYYRIKEPLNAVVRVADYSASTRLLAATTLRNVLGMRDLAQLLSDREAISHMMQANLDEATDPWGVEVERVEIKDVRLPVQLQRAMAAEAEADREARAKIIAAEGEIKASKALREASLVMIDNPMALQLRYLQSLNTISAEKNSTIIFPFPMDFLKTFLSGGAGPSVAHSQLPI is encoded by the exons ATGTCATTCCTTCTAGTCATCATTACTTTTCCCTTTTCGTTGTTTGAATGTTTTAAG GTAGTGCAAGAATTTGAAAGAGCAGTCATATTCCGCCTCGGCAGATTACGAAAAGGTGGAGCGAGAGGACCAGGATTATTTTTCGTCCTACCTTGCATCGATACTTACAGAAAAGTTGATCTTCGTACTGTCTCATTTGATGTTCCTCCACAAGAA gtTTTGACAAGAGATTCAGTTACTGTAGCTGTAGATGCTGTtgtatattatagaataaaGGAGCCCTTGAATGCAGTCGTGCGAGTTGCCGATTATAG CGCTTCGACTCGTCTCTTAGCTGCCACAACGCTCCGGAATGTTTTGGGCATGCGAGATCTGGCTCAGCTCCTATCCGACCGAGAAGCCATCAGCCACATGATGCAGGCCAACTTGGACGAAGCAACAGATCCTTGGGGAGTAGAAGTGGAGAGGGTTGAAAT aaaAGACGTTCGTCTACCAGTACAGTTACAACGTGCCATGGCCGCAGAGGCCGAGGCAGATCGCGAGGCTCGAGCGAAGATAATAGCTGCTGAGGGAGAAATCAAAGCTTCTAAGGCCTTgcgagaggcgtccctggttATGATTGATAACCCTATGGCCTTACAG CTGCGGTATCTCCAATCTCTAAATACGATATCAGCAGAGAAGAACTCGACAATAATATTCCCCTTCCCGATGGATTTCCTCAAAACTTTCCTAAGTGGCGGGGCCGGACCAAGCGTAGCTCATTCACAATTGcccatttaa
- the LOC123692368 gene encoding uncharacterized protein LOC123692368, with protein sequence MDAWFKVITFCLLWINSVRSSPARHPRLSLAAQAPSYFYRGNDGTYTFGYDVLDPESGNTQFRNEERYSNGTVVGSYGYIDALGKPRRYDYIADEKGYRVVSAKSQQESYIAPPVNVIEEPSTEAAVAWTRPPKRKGVKKVTKPAVERRIFNYYQPPSHYLLY encoded by the exons ATGGATGCTTGGTTTAAG GTCATCACTTTCTGTCTATTATGGATAAATTCAGTCAGATCGTCTCCAGCGAGACACCCGCGTCTCAGCTTGGCTGCACAGGCTCCTAGTTATTTCTATAGAGGCAATGATG GTACATATACATTTGGGTATGATGTTTTGGACCCAGAGTCTGGCAACACACAGTTCAGAAATGAGGAACGGTATTCCAATGGAACAGTGGTGGGAAGTTATGGGTATATCGATGCTTTGGGGAAGCCTCGACGATACGATTATATTGCCGATGAAAAGGGTTATAG aGTTGTAAGTGCAAAATCGCAACAGGAGTCCTACATTGCTCCACCTGTCAATGTAATAGAAGAGCCTTCAACCGAAGCAGCCGTAGCTTGGACCAGGCCTCCAAAACGAAAAGGCGTCAAAAAAGTAACTAAACCAGCCGTCGAACGAagaatattcaattattatcaaccTCCCAGtcactatttattatactag
- the LOC123692409 gene encoding band 7 protein AGAP004871-like isoform X1, whose product MSREARSYNARRDEMPRHCDTGTSCAITIQMPNPEAAGCVERFATLMSFLLVIITFPFSLFECFKVVQEFERAVIFRLGRLRKGGARGPGLFFVLPCIDTYRKVDLRTVSFDVPPQEVLTRDSVTVAVDAVVYYRIKEPLNAVVRVADYSASTRLLAATTLRNVLGMRDLAQLLSDREAISHMMQANLDEATDPWGVEVERVEIKDVRLPVQLQRAMAAEAEADREARAKIIAAEGEIKASKALREASLVMIDNPMALQLRYLQSLNTISAEKNSTIIFPFPMDFLKTFLSGGAGPSVAHSQLPI is encoded by the exons ATGAGTAGAGAAGCTAGGTCGTACAATGCTAGACGAGACGAAATGCCCAGGC attgTGATACGGGTACTTCTTGCGCTATTACGATACAGATGC CCAATCCAGAAGCAGCGGGTTGTGTTGAGAGGTTCGCCACTTTAATGTCATTCCTTCTAGTCATCATTACTTTTCCCTTTTCGTTGTTTGAATGTTTTAAG GTAGTGCAAGAATTTGAAAGAGCAGTCATATTCCGCCTCGGCAGATTACGAAAAGGTGGAGCGAGAGGACCAGGATTATTTTTCGTCCTACCTTGCATCGATACTTACAGAAAAGTTGATCTTCGTACTGTCTCATTTGATGTTCCTCCACAAGAA gtTTTGACAAGAGATTCAGTTACTGTAGCTGTAGATGCTGTtgtatattatagaataaaGGAGCCCTTGAATGCAGTCGTGCGAGTTGCCGATTATAG CGCTTCGACTCGTCTCTTAGCTGCCACAACGCTCCGGAATGTTTTGGGCATGCGAGATCTGGCTCAGCTCCTATCCGACCGAGAAGCCATCAGCCACATGATGCAGGCCAACTTGGACGAAGCAACAGATCCTTGGGGAGTAGAAGTGGAGAGGGTTGAAAT aaaAGACGTTCGTCTACCAGTACAGTTACAACGTGCCATGGCCGCAGAGGCCGAGGCAGATCGCGAGGCTCGAGCGAAGATAATAGCTGCTGAGGGAGAAATCAAAGCTTCTAAGGCCTTgcgagaggcgtccctggttATGATTGATAACCCTATGGCCTTACAG CTGCGGTATCTCCAATCTCTAAATACGATATCAGCAGAGAAGAACTCGACAATAATATTCCCCTTCCCGATGGATTTCCTCAAAACTTTCCTAAGTGGCGGGGCCGGACCAAGCGTAGCTCATTCACAATTGcccatttaa
- the LOC123692625 gene encoding band 7 protein AGAP004871-like has translation MRLSSENGEKTVKKNGDNNNLPSTSPITIPDVEKNSPRILRPRFQNYIGKDKLIEKFLVFLSLILVVIAFPLSLICIFVVSRQFERAVILRNGKVHKNRPFGPGLLFYLPCVDSVKFIDLRTLCYEVPPQEALTKDSLTVSVDAVVFYKVIEPVWAVINVANYKIATQFLASTTLRNALGTTNLSELLVNRPAISRQVFELMKNTTKEWGVKVVKIEIKDIRLPLQLQKAMAAEAESTRLANAKIIVAKAEIEATKSLQLATTLLMDNPMCIQLRYLQSLQMIAGDTTHTIVFPFSVETLQKIFK, from the exons ATGAGACTATCCAGTGAAAACGGGGAAAAGACTGTTAAAAAGAAtggtgataataataatttaccatCGACATCGCCGATCACGATTCCAGACGTAGAGAAAAATTCTCCCAGAATATTACGACCACGCTTTCAAaactacatag GAAAAGATAAACTAATTGAGaagtttttagtatttttatcacTTATTCTGGTTGTTATTGCATTTCCTTTATCATTGATTTGCATTTTTGTG GTCAGTCGGCAGTTTGAAAGAGCTGTAATTCTGAGAAATGGGAAAGTACATAAGAACCGTCCGTTTGGGCCCggtcttttattttatcttcctTGTGTAGATTCAGTGAAGTTTATAGACCTAAGAACATTATGCTATGAAGTACCACCTCAGGAG GCACTAACGAAGGATTCTCTGACCGTTTCGGTAGATGCAGTTGTCTTCTACAAAGTTATTGAACCAGTTTGGGCAGTTATTAATGTCGCAAATtacaa AATTGCTACTCAATTTTTGGCCTCAACTACACTTCGCAACGCTTTAGGAACTACTAACCTCAGTGAACTATTAGTTAATAGGCCAGCAATTAGTCGCCAAGTGTTTGAACTTATGAAGAATACGACTAAAGAATGGGGAGTTAAAGTAGTAAAAATAGAGAT AAAAGATATTAGATTACCATTGCAATTGCAAAAGGCAATGGCCGCTGAAGCAGAATCGACTAGATTAGCAAACGCAAAAATAATCGTAGCGAAAGCTGAAATTGAGGCAACGAAAAGCCTTCAATTAGCCACAACCTTATTAATGGATAATCCTATGTGTATACAG CTCCGCTATTTACAATCTTTACAAATGATTGCTGGCGACACTACGCATACAATAGTTTTTCCTTTTTCCGTTGAAACGTTgcagaaaatattcaaataa
- the LOC123692626 gene encoding band 7 protein AGAP004871-like: MIRTGRSKIDLTEIHKETLLERIFTLFAILTLVVFPFAIIFCFRVVKQYKRAVILRFGRVRSDSPAGPGIIWLVPCTDSVVFIDMRTQSFNLPPQEILTKDSVTVSVDAVVYYHVMNPLCSLLNVQSHKRATEILSVALLRNILGQYTLSDLLSNRVLISDALRKEIDKGTAEWGVGVERVEIKDVMLPFELQKAMAAEAEGTRIAKAKIIEAEGEIKAAENLKEASKIMMQHPKTMLLRYLQTLNSLAAQQSTTVLFPIPIEIPHQ, translated from the exons ATGATAAGAACTGGTAGATCTAAAATTGATCTTACGG AAATTCACAAAGAGACTCTTTTAGAAagaatttttactttattcgCAATATTAACTCTTGTGGTGTTTCCTTTCgctattatattttgttttaga GttgtaaaacaatacaaaagaGCTGTAATACTTCGTTTTGGACGAGTGAGAAGCGACTCTCCCGCCGGGCCCGGCATCATCTGGCTTGTACCGTGTACCGACAGCGTGGTCTTCATAGACATGAGAACACAATCATTTAATTTGCCTCCACAAGAA ATTCTTACAAAGGATTCTGTAACTGTTAGCGTTGATGCCGTTGTGTACTATCATGTCATGAATCCATTATGCAGCTTGCTGAATGTTCAATCTCACAA acGTGCAACTGAAATTCTTTCTGTAGCGTTACTGAGGAACATTTTAGGGCAATACACGCTTTCAGATCTGCTGTCAAATAGAGTGCTAATAAGCGATGCTCTTAGAAAAGAAATAGACAAAGGGACAGCTGAATGGGGCGTTGGAGTAGAACGAGTTGAAAT AAAAGATGTAATGTTACCTTTTGAATTACAAAAAGCAATGGCCGCAGAAGCTGAGGGTACTCGAATCGCAAAAGCAAAAATTATCGAAGCAGAAGGGGAAATAAAAGCAGCTGAAAATCTCAAGGAAGCCTCAAAAATTATGATGCAACATCCCAAAACGATGCTT ctCAGATATTTGCAGACTTTAAATTCTCTCGCTGCACAACAAAGCACAACAGTATTATTTCCCATCCCAATTGAAATACCAcatcaataa
- the LOC123692406 gene encoding 39S ribosomal protein L47, mitochondrial codes for MQFSLLRVLGQRTAVACLHSKHVVKMPASIICMNKFHTTGTNNDLMEFFDNKKNWNETDIKVGRAWRLDELRIKSNTDLHKLWYILLKERNMLYTMEHECDEKVRLFPNPERIDKVQESMDNIETVVRERNVAYYQLETGETGERPADDVINVFGLPEKYQKQEYYIPKFMNSRWVRPYLEHGYISSMAVKKFLRLYKEKQFNELRKARNRDFNHVQHLLKRFPDMDMDKLKAEYPNVDIEKAKRSKKARGHFLPKY; via the coding sequence ATGCAGTTTTCACTTTTGAGAGTCCTGGGTCAGAGGACGGCCGTCGCTTGCTTACATTCAAAACATGTAGTAAAGATGCCAGCTTCAATTATATGTATGAATAAGTTTCATACGACTGGAACGAACAACGATTTGATGGAATTTTTCGATAATAAGAAAAACTGGAACGAAACAGATATCAAAGTAGGACGAGCTTGGAGACTAGACGAATTACGAATAAAGTCAAATACCGATCTGCATAAGCTCTGGTATATATTGTTAAAGGAACGCAATATGCTTTATACTATGGAACATGAATGTGATGAAAAAGTTCGTTTGTTCCCCAATCCTGAAAGAATCGATAAGGTACAAGAATCCATGGATAACATAGAGACTGTTGTGAGAGAAAGAAATGTTGCATATTACCAATTGGAAACCGGAGAAACAGGTGAACGTCCAGCTGACGATGTAATCAATGTCTTTGGCTTGCCAGAGAAATATCAGAAAcaagaatattatataccaAAGTTCATGAATTCAAGATGGGTAAGGCCTTACTTAGAACATGGATATATCAGTAGCATGGCTGTCAAGAAATTCCTGAGACTgtacaaagaaaaacaattcaaTGAATTACGGAAGGCTCGCAATCGAGATTTTAATCACGTCCAACATTTATTGAAGAGATTCCCAGATATGGATATGGACAAATTAAAAGCAGAATATCCTAATGTTGATATAGAAAAAGCCAAGAGGAGCAAAAAAGCGAGAGGTCACTTCTTACCCAAATATTAA
- the LOC123692409 gene encoding band 7 protein AGAP004871-like isoform X3 — METNPEAAGCVERFATLMSFLLVIITFPFSLFECFKVVQEFERAVIFRLGRLRKGGARGPGLFFVLPCIDTYRKVDLRTVSFDVPPQEVLTRDSVTVAVDAVVYYRIKEPLNAVVRVADYSASTRLLAATTLRNVLGMRDLAQLLSDREAISHMMQANLDEATDPWGVEVERVEIKDVRLPVQLQRAMAAEAEADREARAKIIAAEGEIKASKALREASLVMIDNPMALQLRYLQSLNTISAEKNSTIIFPFPMDFLKTFLSGGAGPSVAHSQLPI, encoded by the exons ATGGAAA CCAATCCAGAAGCAGCGGGTTGTGTTGAGAGGTTCGCCACTTTAATGTCATTCCTTCTAGTCATCATTACTTTTCCCTTTTCGTTGTTTGAATGTTTTAAG GTAGTGCAAGAATTTGAAAGAGCAGTCATATTCCGCCTCGGCAGATTACGAAAAGGTGGAGCGAGAGGACCAGGATTATTTTTCGTCCTACCTTGCATCGATACTTACAGAAAAGTTGATCTTCGTACTGTCTCATTTGATGTTCCTCCACAAGAA gtTTTGACAAGAGATTCAGTTACTGTAGCTGTAGATGCTGTtgtatattatagaataaaGGAGCCCTTGAATGCAGTCGTGCGAGTTGCCGATTATAG CGCTTCGACTCGTCTCTTAGCTGCCACAACGCTCCGGAATGTTTTGGGCATGCGAGATCTGGCTCAGCTCCTATCCGACCGAGAAGCCATCAGCCACATGATGCAGGCCAACTTGGACGAAGCAACAGATCCTTGGGGAGTAGAAGTGGAGAGGGTTGAAAT aaaAGACGTTCGTCTACCAGTACAGTTACAACGTGCCATGGCCGCAGAGGCCGAGGCAGATCGCGAGGCTCGAGCGAAGATAATAGCTGCTGAGGGAGAAATCAAAGCTTCTAAGGCCTTgcgagaggcgtccctggttATGATTGATAACCCTATGGCCTTACAG CTGCGGTATCTCCAATCTCTAAATACGATATCAGCAGAGAAGAACTCGACAATAATATTCCCCTTCCCGATGGATTTCCTCAAAACTTTCCTAAGTGGCGGGGCCGGACCAAGCGTAGCTCATTCACAATTGcccatttaa
- the LOC123692409 gene encoding band 7 protein AGAP004871-like isoform X5, translating into MRSSYCTLQMDFGCYDKDSGEVECYLEIHCDTGTSCAITIQMPNPEAAGCVERFATLMSFLLVIITFPFSLFECFKVVQEFERAVIFRLGRLRKGGARGPGLFFVLPCIDTYRKVDLRTVSFDVPPQEVLTRDSVTVAVDAVVYYRIKEPLNAVVRVADYSASTRLLAATTLRNVLGMRDLAQLLSDREAISHMMQANLDEATDPWGVEVERVEIKDVRLPVQLQRAMAAEAEADREARAKIIAAEGEIKASKALREASLVMIDNPMALQLRYLQSLNTISAEKNSTIIFPFPMDFLKTFLSGGAGPSVAHSQLPI; encoded by the exons ATGCGCTCATCGTATTGTACATTGCAAATGGATTTCGGTTGCTACGACAAGGACTCGGGCGAAGTGGAGTGCTACCTCGAAAtac attgTGATACGGGTACTTCTTGCGCTATTACGATACAGATGC CCAATCCAGAAGCAGCGGGTTGTGTTGAGAGGTTCGCCACTTTAATGTCATTCCTTCTAGTCATCATTACTTTTCCCTTTTCGTTGTTTGAATGTTTTAAG GTAGTGCAAGAATTTGAAAGAGCAGTCATATTCCGCCTCGGCAGATTACGAAAAGGTGGAGCGAGAGGACCAGGATTATTTTTCGTCCTACCTTGCATCGATACTTACAGAAAAGTTGATCTTCGTACTGTCTCATTTGATGTTCCTCCACAAGAA gtTTTGACAAGAGATTCAGTTACTGTAGCTGTAGATGCTGTtgtatattatagaataaaGGAGCCCTTGAATGCAGTCGTGCGAGTTGCCGATTATAG CGCTTCGACTCGTCTCTTAGCTGCCACAACGCTCCGGAATGTTTTGGGCATGCGAGATCTGGCTCAGCTCCTATCCGACCGAGAAGCCATCAGCCACATGATGCAGGCCAACTTGGACGAAGCAACAGATCCTTGGGGAGTAGAAGTGGAGAGGGTTGAAAT aaaAGACGTTCGTCTACCAGTACAGTTACAACGTGCCATGGCCGCAGAGGCCGAGGCAGATCGCGAGGCTCGAGCGAAGATAATAGCTGCTGAGGGAGAAATCAAAGCTTCTAAGGCCTTgcgagaggcgtccctggttATGATTGATAACCCTATGGCCTTACAG CTGCGGTATCTCCAATCTCTAAATACGATATCAGCAGAGAAGAACTCGACAATAATATTCCCCTTCCCGATGGATTTCCTCAAAACTTTCCTAAGTGGCGGGGCCGGACCAAGCGTAGCTCATTCACAATTGcccatttaa